The genome window GGTTTGCAGGTGGCTGAGGAAGTATTTGCAGAGCGTGCCTATTTGCCCAATGGGCGCTTGGCACCTCGCGAGCTGGAAGGCAGCGTCTTGATCAGCAAGGAAGAGCGCATGGAGCAGACTCGTCAGCTCGTCCTGAAGCAAAAAGTGACGACCGTAGACGGACAGAGTATCGCACTTGCCGCAGATACTCTTTGCGTGCATCATGAAAGTCACGATGTCCTGCAGTTTTTGGTGGAGCTGCATCGTTGGGCTAAAGAAAACGGAGTGTCGATTGAGCCGATCAGCGCAAAATAGGTGCCGGGAATCGAAAAGAAAAAGCCGTGCGTGAGACATTCACCCCGATTTAACGGGAAATGGATGTCGCCGCACGGCTTTCTTTTATTCGACCGTCTTCGATGTTCAGGATGACGTCTGCCAGTTTCTCTGCCTCATGGCGATCATGCGTGACGAGCAAAAACGGGATGCTCCACATCGCGTGCAGGCGCAGCAGCTCGTCCTGGCATTGCCGGCGTGTGTCTGCATCGAGAGCAGAGAGGGGTTCGTCCAAAAGCAGGATATCGGGCTCGGTGGCAAGAGCACGGACGAGGGCGACCCGCTGCTTTTGCCCACCGGAAAGCTGGTGAGGGTACTTTTCCAGCAGATGGTCAATCCCTACAGTGTTGAGCAACGTCTCCAGTCCGAGTCCATGTCCTGGTTTGAGGCCGTAGCGAATATTCTGGGCTACCGTCAGATGAGGGAAAAGTGCATAGTCTTGAAATACATAGCCGATTTTGCGCTTTTGCACAGGAAGAGGCTTGTCTCCTTGCTCATAAAACGTTTGCTCACCTAGCGTAATGCGCCCTGCATCGGGATGGATCAAACCAGCGATACTGTTCAGGATGGTCGTTTTGCCTGAACCGGATGGCCCGAATAAAACAACGATTTCCTTCTGAACGGAAAAAGAGACATCCAACAAAAAATCAGGCAAACGCTTTTGGATCGAAACCGTAAGCATCGGATGCACCTTCCTTCTATTCGTCTTTCTTCATGATTTCACTTACTGGCGTATCGGCGGAGGTTTCTTCGGCTCCACCAGTTCAACCAGAAAGTCGTCC of Brevibacillus choshinensis contains these proteins:
- a CDS encoding ABC transporter ATP-binding protein, with the translated sequence MLTVSIQKRLPDFLLDVSFSVQKEIVVLFGPSGSGKTTILNSIAGLIHPDAGRITLGEQTFYEQGDKPLPVQKRKIGYVFQDYALFPHLTVAQNIRYGLKPGHGLGLETLLNTVGIDHLLEKYPHQLSGGQKQRVALVRALATEPDILLLDEPLSALDADTRRQCQDELLRLHAMWSIPFLLVTHDRHEAEKLADVILNIEDGRIKESRAATSISR